Proteins encoded together in one Macadamia integrifolia cultivar HAES 741 chromosome 8, SCU_Mint_v3, whole genome shotgun sequence window:
- the LOC122085571 gene encoding soluble inorganic pyrophosphatase 4, which yields MTPPIETPKEASDLQHSPHPPLNERILSSLSRRSVAAHPWHDLEIGPGAPVVFNCVVEIGKGSKVKYELDKKTGLIMVDRVLYSSVVYPHNYGFIPRTLCEDSDPMDVLIIMQEPVLPGCFLRAKAIGLMPMIDQGEKDDKIIAVCADDPEYRHYTDIKELPPHRLAEIRRFFEDYKKNENKEVAVDEFLPATAAYEAIKHSMNLYASYIVENLRR from the exons ATGACTCCACCTATTGAAACTCCAAAAGAAGCTTCTGACTTGCAACATTCACCACATCCACCTCTAAATGAAAGAATACTTTCATCCTTGTCACGGAGATCTGTTGCAGCTCACCCTTGGCATGATCTTGAGATAG GACCTGGAGCTCCTGTGGTTTTCAACTGT GTTGTGGAGATAGGAAAAGGGAGCAAGGTCAAATATGAACTGGATAAGAAAACTGGACTCATCATG GTTGACCGCGTTCTGTATTCATCAGTTGTGTACCCCCACAACTACGGATTCATCCCACGTACTCTCTGTGAGGATAGTGACCCAATGGATGTTCTCATCATCATGCAG GAACCAGTTCTTCCTGGATGCTTTCTTCGGGCTAAAGCCATAGGCCTCATGCCTATGATTGATCAG GGAGAGAAAGATGACAAAATCATTGCTGTTTGTGCTGATGATCCTGAGTACCGTCACTACACTGATATCAAGGAGCTCCCACCTCATCGATTGGCTGAAATCAGGCGCTTTTTTGAAGATT acaagaaaaatgaaaacaaggaAGTTGCAGTGGATGAGTTTCTGCCTGCCACAGCTGCTTATGAAGCAATCAAGCATTCGAT GAATCTGTATGCGTCCTATATTGTGGAGAACCTGAGGAGATAA
- the LOC122085472 gene encoding ras-related protein RABE1c-like encodes MAAPPARARADYDYLIKLLLIGDSGVGKSCLLLRFSDGSFTTSFITTIGIDFKIRTIELDGKRIKLQIWDTAGQERFRTITTAYYRGAMGILLVYDVTDESSFNNIKNWIRNIEQHASDNVNKILVGNKADMDESKRAVPTSKGQALADEYGIKFFETSAKTNLNVEQVFFSIARDIKQRLAETDTKPEPQALKINQPDQAAGGAQAPQRSACCGS; translated from the exons ATGGCTGCTCCACCTGCTAGGGCTCGAGCCGATTACGATTACCTCATAAAGCTCCTCCTTATCGGCGACAGTG GTGTGGGAAAGAGTTGCCTTCTTTTGCGATTCTCAGATGGCTCATTCACTACAAGCTTTATTACTACCATTGG CATTGATTTTAAGATAAGAACAATTGAGCTCGATGGCAAACGAATCAAACTGCAGATCTGGGACACGGCTGGTCAAGAGCGGTTCCGAACTATCACAACAG CTTACTACCGTGGAGCGATGGGTATTCTGCTGGTGTATGACGTTACCGATGAGTCATCATTTAACA ACATTAAGAACTGGATCCGCAACATTGAACAGCATGCTTCTGACAATGTCAACAAGATACTGGTGGGGAACAAGGCTGACATGGATGAAAGCAAAAGG GCTGTGCCTACCTCAAAGGGCCAAGCACTTGCTGATGAGTATGGTATCAAGTTCTTTGAGACT AGTGCAAAGACAAATTTAAATGTGGAGCAGGTTTTCTTTTCAATAGCAAGAGATATAAAGCAAAGGCTTGCAGAAACAGACACCAAGCCGGAG CCTCAGGCACTTAAGATTAACCAACCAGACCAAGCAGCTGGTGGTGCTCAAGCTCCCCAGAGATCAGCGTGTTGTGGTTcttaa